In the genome of Dromiciops gliroides isolate mDroGli1 chromosome 1, mDroGli1.pri, whole genome shotgun sequence, the window gggatggggaaaatctcactcacaactAATGCTATGATCTTAGAGCTCAAGCTCTATATTAAgttggaaagacttcaagtacaGGCCCAGTGATGGATTCTGTGTTTTGTCACACAAAGACTAGTCTAATTAAGCTTGGAAAGGCTTATCACCAGAAGGTGAGCCAACAATTAAGAAAACTTTAGCCATAGCACCTCTTATTCTACAAGTGTTAATAGTTTTCAAACAACAAACACTTCccaactgtggggaccaatttttaattggggagtgctagctaagcggctcgccgcaatattggggcaaggaaggagaccggcagcctccctcaaaacagaacaagatttattttaacaagaatgaacttaaaaaacaaaacaaaacacaaaaaggatcagtaggataaagggaaaggaaataaaatggggaaagggaaattataatacctgaaaaaataccaccgctcaggaatcagctgaaaatatgcagcagaatgcctgttgttttccagcttccacctcaaatgcccaattctcctcccccaaacctagaaacacccccacacagccccagccaatgggatggccactctcacagtcacatgactgccctcactaggcttccaatcattataattttgccaggcccttgTAGgccgtcagcgagtggtgatgacttgaggtgccagagccctggcaacggctacaaccagtgggtggagcacagtgcggttttcggagccccaggcggaggcataaaaacctcaaataacaattaattctttacacaacaGATATCAAAAGACCTCCCttttccaacccccccccccctccaaaagcaCATTCCCTAAAATCCACTAATTATTAACAGAACAGACATGTCCCTTAACTTTGACAATATATTGCTAATATTGGCCTTTCTATTGACTGGAGCATTGTTGCTTCTCTTAAGGGGTGCCCTGAACTTggctttttgagttgccatattttccagaaacattgGACCCAGAATATGTAGTAGACCCTGAATATGTCAAGGAAGAAACTTCCCCTGAGCTGGCATAATTTGTTGCTGGACCCCCGTGTGTCCTTTGGAGGCAAGACAGGCTCCAATTTTCTGTGCCAGTCTAGGATAATGCTTGTGCAGCTGAGGTctcctatcttcatagtctagcacaaagcttcttaaaaacTGTGAGTCTtaaactgaatgggggggggtgtgtgtgaaaaatttggcaatagtaaaaggttatatatacctattttatatgtctatattcCCATCGTCAcataaaatttctcaggcgaaaaggggttttgagtggaaaaagtttaagaagccctggtctgtCAGTTCCCAAAGGAAAAGAGTAAGGCTTTTGCCATCATTTTGCTTCTCCCCGTGGGGAGTGATCTCATCCTCTTTTccacctttctccctcctttcttgtaccccattccttcctttgtcctgctattataaaaatgaaagcttCTGTGAAGACTGGGTTCCGAATGCACattcatttctcttataattaaCCTGGTTTTCCCATAAGTCTCCTGACCTTGTGCTTGCCTATTGACACTTCTCATTGTTGACTTAAagtcaaaggatcacagatttagagcttgaagggaattTAAACTTCATCTATTCAAACCTcctctttttaaaaggaaaacttgAGAGTAatttgctcaagttcacacagcGAGTCAGTAaaagactttatttttataaataacttAATATTCTAATAAAAGTATTGgtttatggggcggctaggtggtacagtggatagagcactggccctggagtcaggagtacctgagttcaaatccggcctcagacacttaacacttactagctgtgtgaccctgggcaagtcacttaaccccaattgcctcgctaaaaaaaaaaaaaaagcattggttTAGAAAAACTACAACTAAATACAAACTAAGTACCTTTGTAATTGCTTTTAAAACTctagattttctttctcttataccTTGAATTTAGGgcttctgttttcttccttttcctcctcttctacctagtttttaatttaaaggaaaacatacTGATTGCTTTTGTAACACTTGTGAGCACTAACTGCCCTTATTCCTCCCTGCCAAAGACTATGGCCTGGAGTTCTTAAACCTTTTGGTCTCAATGCCCCTTTACCCTCTTAAAAGTTATCAAGAATCCCagaaagttgggggcagctaggtggtgcagtggataaagcactggccctggattcaggagtacctgagttcggatccaacctcagacacatgacacttactatctgtgtgactctgggcaagtcacttaacccccatttccctgcaaaaaaaaaaagaatcccagaaAGCTTTTGTTAATATGCTTTTATCTGTCAATATTTGTTGTATTAGAAGTTAAAattgataaaatttaaaatgttaatttattcatcttaaataataataataaaccaatTACATGTTAACACTAATAACATTTTTTATGAACAAAAACAGTAAGgagagtggcattgttttacatatttttacaaatatctttaaGGTCTGGCTTAGTAGAAGAtagattctcatatctgcttctgcattcaatctattgcaatatattgttttggttgaagtatatgaagaaaaccCAGCTTCAGATATGAGGTTGGAAAAGCGAAGGGTATTTTAATAGGCAAGTAACATCTCAGTAAAGTCAGACTCTTCCTTTAAGGGTCTTGAACATCCTCAAGGGTCCCTGTATCATACTTTGAGAACCAGCAGTCTAGAGTGCTAAAGCTCTGAGTACCTGtatgcttttttccttctttgtaattcTGAGCTGTCCTTCATATATAGTGGTGGCATATAACAGTTGGATGCACAATTCAGCCGTAATTCACTTAGAGTCTCTCTCTCCTGAAGATTATACCTCCACTGAAGAACCTTACTTATTCCTTTTAGGTACCCTCCTTCAAAAACTTTGCTTCTTAGAGGccaagacctttttttttctaacattttagttaccaaaaaaaacccccaaaacccaaacccttACAGACTTTTAAAAGATCTTGTAAACTTCTTTGCATTTTCTGAGAGTTACATTTGTTACCATGACAGTAGAAAGGAAAATCAGTAATGTCTCCAGAAGTGGCTCCTGCCACTAATAGAAAGAAGTTAGCAATAATTTACTGATATTCCCTTCCGTAAATAGTGGCTTTGCTAGAGACATTAGGttaatggaggaggaagaatgtGGAAACTCTTGGTAAGACAGCATATCTAGTTTTACCAACTGTTTatcttaggaaaaaataaaatatttattttagaaaagccAATAAGGATTTTGTGTTTATAAGAATTTTATGTTCATAAGGAAAAATCTCTTATTCATTTGGAAATCTTTGTTTTTTATACAGCATAATTAACTCTGTATTGGTTAAGGTTAAGGTTAAGACCATACTTATTAGTTatttagtgtatttttttttcatttattttatttagcaaACATGGATCTGCAAAACTCTACACAAGATCCTGAGACAACAGAAGATAATTCTCCCGTCTATGTTGGCAAAGAAGACGACCTTAAAAAATCTCAGAGAATGACAGCTGTAGTCCATGACAGAGAAGTTGTCATTTTTTATCACAAAGGAGAATATCATGCTATGGATATTCGCTGTTACCGTAAGATTTTTACATATGTTCTCTTTGTGGTTATATAGTTAACTATGAAGCTGTTTTTGTTGACCAGATGTTGTATTCACTAtttcagattcaggaggacctttacATTTGGGAGAAATAGAGGTACGTATAAACTAATTTTCAACAAACTCGGAtaatgtttttctatttcttaatattttcattgtttagtattttattaatcttttggcTGTCAAAACTAGTGGGGAACATAATTATATTTACTTTAGAATGTAATTTGGCTTATATGTGAATATCAGTATGAATATTTCCCCAGAAATTACAAGGTCCTTCTATTACCTGATCCTTCCACTTTTTGTTCTCACTTAAACCCACGTGGAACTAGAAAGTTGAGTCATAATTCAAGTAGCAAGTAGAAATCATTTTCATTCTTGTAACCTCTTGAAGTTGAAAGGGAACAGAGCATTTATATTatctgaagacttttttttttgctttaaaaaaactaagcacttcatagtgctttacaaatatatttaaagtatttttaatgtgTAAGATATTTCTTCAACTGATAGATTTCAAACTCCTTAAATAAAAACAGGTTAAACAACTTCCTCAGTGTCACACATTGGTTCTGTAGTGGAACTTGGAATAAAAATCTTTGAATTTCACTGATTTTTGTAGTATgagaaggaacaagcatttagtaagcccttactatgtgcaaggcactgtgctaagagcttttcaaatattatctcatttgatcctcaacaatcctgtgagataggtgctattattattcccagtttacagttgaggaaaatgaggcagacagaggttaagtgacttgttcacagtTATACAACTTAACCCATCtgacatctgaggccagatttgaactcaggtcttgctgactttaAGAACTGCAATTCAGTTCATTTAGTAAATATGTATTGAACACCTATTATACACCCTAGCTCCCAGGTACATGGTTAGTATTAATGCTCTAAAACCAAGATTAACTaactaaaatgtaaaaaatattttgtggggacggctaggtggcacagtggataaagcaccaaccccagattcaggatgacctgagttcaaatccaacctcagacacttgacactcactagctatgtgatcctgggcaagtcacttaaccctcattgccccaccaaaaaaaaaaaacaaaacaaaacttgtgaGATCACTTATTTCAGGGAGAAAATTGATCAAGTACTTCTAACATATATTTGATGGTGGTatgtgatagaaaagaaaaacttcttttctttcattcattttggcATTTATATTTCAGATGGGTGATcaactgtcttttaaaaaataatgtgaatATAGTAATTCTTTTTGAGtgtgattttattattaatagttgacttttatatagtgctttaagctttacaaaataTCTTATACACATTGTCATTCAATCCTATCAAAGACCCTGTGAAGTATAtaactattatcctcatttcgtAGATGAGGGAATCAAGGCTcatagaggataagtgacttgcccatggttacaaagTTAgtaaagtgtcagaggtaggattcaagcctaggtttttcatgacttcaggcccaacgCACTTCTTGCTACACTTATAAGTAAAGTTAggtctctattagaatataagctgtttcccaattgatagtcaggggatatgaataggcagttttcagatgaagaaatcaaagctatcaacagTCATATTaagaaatgttctaaatcactaataattagagaaatgcaaatttaaataacTCAGATACAGCTTCGCACCCCTAGATGGctaagataacaacaacaacaacaacaacaacaaaaaacggAAAATAACAATTGTTGGAGGTGATATGGGAAAATAGCTACACTATTGTCCTGTTTTTAGAGTTGGTCTAagtattctggaaggcaatttgaaactatgccccaaagtcttttcaattatatataccctttgatgcagcaatactgCTTTTAGGGAGATCAGagtaagaggaaaaggactcatatgtacaaaaatatctataataGCTCTTTcatggcaaaggattggaaactgGGAATGCTTATTaagtgaggaatgactgaacaaattatgatatatgaatgtgatgggatactattatgctataagaaatgaacgaggtggtttcagaaaaacttaggaagagctgtatgaactgatgcaaaatgatgtgagcagaaccaggagaataatttatataacagcaatattgaaaatataatcaactctgaaagacttagtagggggcagataggtggctcagtggatagagcactggccctgaggtcgggaggacctgagttcaaatccagcctttgacacttaatagctgtgtgaccctgggcgagtcacttaactcaattgcctcacccccccaaaaaaagacttagtaactctaatcaacacaatgaccccCCACAGTTCCAAAGTActtatgatgaagcatgctatccacctccagatagagaatgGATGGACCTggagtgcagattaaagcatgttttctctttcttgcttttttttttttgagggggatcGAGGCTTGACTAATGTCATTATATttataatagattttgtttttctttccttctaattgagtagaaaagggaaaggtggggtggggagggggtcggggaactgaaaaaaaaaaaagtctgcaaaAAGCCCCAACAATTCAAGCTGCTTGGGAGCATGAACTATTATCATGTTAGTGATTGTATTTTCAGCACCTAATAGTGCCTGGCAGGTAgttggcatttagtaaatgcaaGTTAATATagttcttattttacaaatcttGTTGCCTTGCTACCTACCTCCTTTCAAAGAGGTGATAAGACTCaagatacagattgaaacatacatttttggacatgactaatgtgagactttgttttgcttgattattcaaatttttttagtgattttgttgttttgtttttccttctgtttctaatTGGGAttggtgggaggagagaaaacaaattgctaaatgaaaaaataaaataaaataaaaattacattaaaaaaatctttatgtttAATGGAGAATTTGGGATTCCAAAATGTTAAATCTACttaatcattttctttcccaGGATTTTGATGGTCGGGCATGTATTGTTTGCCCCTGGCATAAATACAAAATTACTTTATCAACAGGAGAAGGACTGTATCAATCTATAAACCCTAAAGATTCATCAGCAGTACCCAAATGGTGTTCCAAAGGAGTAAAACAAAGGATCCATACTGTGACTGTGAAAAATGGGCATATTTATGTGACTCTTTCTAAGGCTTCAGATTTTAAGTGTGATTCTGATTTCTATGCCACTGGACAGTTTAAAGTAATTCAAAGACCTTCTACTCTGAAGAAAgttcctgattttaaaaatacatgacaacagtgaaacaaaatatttcatatatgtggAAAGAAGTATTTTTAGGAAATTCTATACAACAGGCAATAAATAGAATTAACCTGGtataaatgtatctttttttttttaaatcaacaaaatgataactCAGGGAAGCATAAACAGGAATGTAGTATGAAACAAAATCTGATACATTTTTCCTATCAGAATATTCATTGATATAAccttgcttaaaaaacaaaaaacagaacaaaacaaaacaaaacaaaacaaaaaaaaccctggctATATGCTCCTCATTCAGTGTGAATGtcatttcatagaaaaaaataatgaggctTAAGGAAGTTTTATATAAGCCACACAAGCATTAAGTAacaagagtcaggatttgaacccaggtcttctgattccagttcctgaggaccagagttcaaatcttgactgtcCAAAGCTTTAAGCTATCCAAATATTGTTATAGCTACAATTCCAGAGATCTTGGCCAGGAGTCAATGAAGCCTATGTTTTTGAGGATGTGGCCCAATTAGTTGTCAGTGAACTTTGTTTTTGAGCAATTCATGAAAATACCCAATAATTTTCGTCATTCCTGCCCCCACCATGAGGGTCTAGCCTCCCCAGGTGAATGCTTGCCACAATTTGGAAAGCTCTGTCCTAAGTGGATACAACTAGAAATCTTTCCCTAGGTTAAGTTGCAAATCATAATTGATAAATAAGGTGCATATCTTAGTGGATCTGCTTTCTCCTTTCCTGCTTACCTATTAATTATTCTATCAAGGAAAAATATATCACTATGTATACGCTCACCCCATCagtgatgaaaaaagaaaggctttGTACATAAAAAGACCCcacaaaaagtcattaaaatagaattttacacTTGTAACTTTCTTATAATAGTGATGAAGAGCACATTTGCTCTctgttgtttcctcattttttcccctaagacTGGGCAATAGATAAATTGTTTTTCAGTGTTAGTGGGGCCAGTTTTCCCTACTGGGAAGCTTTTATGAAGATTTTGGAAGAGATGGTTGATTTgtatgaaatattatataaaaccTCAATTTTCTATATAAATACCCATGTTGTCATATATTAAATCCACTTCTGTCTAGAAagttatatcttttctttctcatgcTCATCATAAAAAAGACTTTATATAAagatgataagaagaaagtccttccatagaccaaaatatttatgtcatcactttttatgatagcaaagaattagaaacaaaatagttGTCTATCATTTTACAAACAGCTAAATattagtatatttttttttgtaagaaatgacaagtaatgAATTCAGCGAAACATGGaaaaatctatatgaactgattaaagtgaagaaaacaataaatacaatgaataccaaaaaagaaaatactacatacaatgactataatattgtaaacagaaagaatttttaaaaaaacaaaaacgaataTTGCAGAATTACAAAGAATA includes:
- the RFESD gene encoding Rieske domain-containing protein, with amino-acid sequence MDLQNSTQDPETTEDNSPVYVGKEDDLKKSQRMTAVVHDREVVIFYHKGEYHAMDIRCYHSGGPLHLGEIEDFDGRACIVCPWHKYKITLSTGEGLYQSINPKDSSAVPKWCSKGVKQRIHTVTVKNGHIYVTLSKASDFKCDSDFYATGQFKVIQRPSTLKKVPDFKNT